One region of Mycobacterium riyadhense genomic DNA includes:
- a CDS encoding pyridoxal phosphate-dependent aminotransferase has translation MTARLRPELAGLPVYVPGKTVPGAIKLASNETVFGPLPSVRAAIEHATDAINRYPDNGCAQLKTALAAHVGPDFTSENIAVGCGSVSLCQQLVQITASVDDEVIFGWRSFELYPPQVLVAGATPIQVPLTDHTFDLYAMLAAVTDRTRLIFVCNPNNPTSTVVEPEALTRFVDAVPPHILIAIDEAYVEYIRDGMAPDSLGLVRAHGNVVVLRTFSKAYGLAGLRVGYAVGRPDVITALDKVYVPFTATSVSQAAAIASLDAADELLARTDAVVAERTRVSAELRAAGFTLPRSQANFVWLPLGPRTQDFAEQAANARIVVRPYGTDGVRVTIGAPEENDAFLRFARSWIYR, from the coding sequence GTGACTGCCCGCCTTCGGCCCGAGCTGGCCGGGCTGCCAGTCTACGTTCCCGGCAAGACCGTGCCCGGCGCCATCAAACTGGCCAGCAACGAGACGGTTTTCGGCCCGCTGCCCAGTGTCCGCGCTGCTATCGAACACGCGACCGACGCGATCAACCGCTACCCCGACAACGGCTGCGCGCAGCTCAAGACGGCGCTGGCCGCGCATGTGGGCCCAGATTTCACATCCGAAAACATCGCCGTCGGTTGCGGTTCAGTGAGCTTGTGCCAGCAGCTCGTTCAGATCACCGCCTCGGTAGACGACGAGGTGATCTTCGGGTGGCGCAGCTTTGAGCTCTATCCGCCCCAGGTCCTGGTCGCCGGCGCCACGCCCATCCAGGTGCCGTTGACCGACCACACCTTCGACCTGTACGCAATGTTGGCCGCGGTCACCGACCGCACCCGGCTGATCTTCGTCTGCAACCCCAACAACCCAACGTCCACCGTCGTCGAGCCGGAAGCGCTGACCCGCTTCGTCGACGCGGTGCCGCCGCACATCCTGATCGCCATCGACGAGGCCTACGTCGAGTACATCCGCGACGGCATGGCACCCGACAGCCTCGGCCTGGTCCGCGCCCACGGCAACGTCGTCGTGCTGCGGACCTTCTCGAAGGCCTACGGACTGGCCGGCTTGCGCGTCGGCTACGCGGTCGGCCGACCCGACGTGATCACCGCGCTGGACAAGGTCTACGTGCCGTTCACCGCGACGAGCGTGTCGCAGGCCGCCGCCATAGCCTCGCTGGACGCCGCCGACGAACTGCTGGCCCGCACCGACGCCGTCGTCGCCGAGCGCACCCGCGTCAGCGCCGAGCTGCGAGCCGCCGGGTTCACGCTGCCCCGGTCGCAGGCAAACTTCGTCTGGCTGCCCCTGGGACCACGCACCCAGGACTTCGCGGAGCAGGCCGCCAACGCGCGCATCGTGGTCCGCCCGTACGGCACCGACGGTGTCCGGGTCACCATCGGTGCGCCCGAGGAAAACGACGCCTTCCTGCGGTTCGCCCGAAGCTGGATTTACCGATGA
- a CDS encoding TIGR03086 family metal-binding protein, which yields MPSDLRPGPDSPPADELASAEACLGVLQQVLHTIASDDMSKQTPCSEYDVSDLTGHLLNSIMVLGGMAGADFSMRENTDSVERQIVGAARPALDAWHRHGMEGEVSLGPGSMPAQVAVSVFSIEFLVHAWDYAVAVGQDFKAPDSLAEYVLGLAQKLIKPHERIAAGFNAPIDVPDSASGLDRLLGFTGRHPVR from the coding sequence ATGCCCTCAGATTTGCGACCCGGACCAGATTCCCCACCCGCCGACGAGCTGGCCAGCGCCGAAGCCTGCCTGGGCGTGCTGCAACAAGTCCTGCACACCATCGCCAGCGACGACATGTCCAAGCAGACGCCGTGCTCGGAGTACGACGTGTCGGACCTAACCGGGCATCTGCTGAACTCGATCATGGTCCTCGGCGGCATGGCGGGCGCCGACTTCTCCATGCGAGAAAACACCGACTCCGTGGAGCGTCAGATCGTCGGCGCCGCCCGGCCAGCTTTGGACGCGTGGCACCGCCACGGCATGGAAGGCGAGGTGTCGCTGGGCCCCGGCTCGATGCCCGCCCAGGTCGCCGTCTCGGTGTTTTCGATCGAATTTCTGGTCCACGCCTGGGATTACGCCGTGGCCGTGGGACAGGACTTCAAGGCCCCGGATTCGTTGGCCGAATACGTGCTGGGGCTAGCGCAAAAGCTCATCAAGCCGCACGAACGCATTGCAGCCGGTTTCAATGCCCCGATCGACGTGCCGGATAGTGCCAGCGGGCTGGACCGGTTGCTCGGGTTCACCGGCCGCCACCCGGTGCGCTAG
- a CDS encoding crotonase/enoyl-CoA hydratase family protein produces the protein MGETYESVTVETKDQVAQVTLIGPGKGNAMGPAFWSEMPEVFATLDADREVRAIVITGSGNNFSYGLDVPAMGGTFAPLMAEGALARPRADFHAEVLRMQKAINAVADCRTPTIAAVQGWCIGGAVDLISAVDIRYASADAKFSVREVKLAIVADMGSLARLPLILSDGHLRELALTGKNIDAARAEKIGLVNDVYADAEATLAAAHATAAEIAANPPLAVYGIKDVLDQQRTSAVSENLRYVAAWNAAFLPSKDLTEGISATFAKRPPQFTGE, from the coding sequence ATGGGTGAAACATACGAATCCGTCACCGTCGAAACCAAAGACCAGGTCGCTCAGGTGACACTGATCGGGCCGGGCAAGGGCAATGCGATGGGTCCCGCCTTCTGGTCGGAAATGCCGGAGGTGTTCGCAACGCTGGACGCCGACCGTGAGGTGCGGGCCATCGTCATCACCGGGTCGGGCAATAACTTCAGCTACGGTCTCGACGTGCCGGCGATGGGCGGGACGTTCGCCCCGCTGATGGCCGAAGGCGCTCTGGCCCGACCCCGCGCCGACTTCCACGCCGAGGTGCTGCGGATGCAGAAGGCGATCAACGCCGTCGCCGACTGCCGCACCCCCACCATCGCCGCGGTGCAGGGCTGGTGCATCGGTGGCGCCGTCGACCTGATCTCCGCGGTAGACATCCGCTACGCCAGTGCCGATGCCAAGTTCTCGGTACGCGAGGTCAAGCTGGCCATCGTCGCCGATATGGGTAGCTTGGCCCGTCTACCGCTGATCTTGAGTGACGGACACCTGCGGGAACTGGCGTTGACGGGCAAGAACATCGACGCGGCCCGTGCCGAGAAAATCGGCCTGGTCAACGACGTCTATGCAGACGCCGAAGCTACGTTGGCCGCCGCGCACGCCACCGCCGCCGAGATCGCAGCCAATCCACCACTGGCCGTCTACGGCATCAAGGACGTGCTTGACCAGCAACGCACTTCCGCGGTCTCGGAGAACTTGCGCTATGTCGCCGCATGGAACGCGGCGTTTCTGCCGTCCAAGGATCTGACCGAAGGCATCTCGGCAACCTTCGCCAAGCGGCCGCCGCAGTTCACTGGCGAATAA
- the lipE gene encoding lipase LipE — protein MTPDGKIRVPADLDAVTAIGAEDHSEIDVAAVERIWRAARHWYQAGMHPAIQLCIRHNGRVVLNRAIGHGWGNAPTDEPDAEKIPVTTDTPFCAYSAAKAITATVMHMLAERGVFALDDRVCEYLPSYTSHGKHRTTIRHVLTHSAGVPFPTGPLPDVTRADDHEYARQKLGELRPLYRPGLVHIYHALTWGPLVREIVYAATGKEIREILATEILDPLGFRWTNYGVAPKDLPLVAPSHATGRPLPPVIAAIFRRAITGTMHEIIPYTNRRLYLTTVIPSSNTVSTANELSRFMEILRRGGELDGVRVISPETLRGAVQECRRLRPDFATGLMPLRWGTGFMLGSTRYGPFGRNAPAAFGHLGLVNIAVWADPERGLAAGLISSGKPGRDPDAGRYGALMNTITAAIPRR, from the coding sequence ATGACACCAGACGGCAAGATCCGGGTCCCGGCCGATCTGGACGCCGTCACCGCGATCGGTGCAGAAGACCACTCCGAGATCGACGTCGCGGCCGTCGAACGGATCTGGCGGGCCGCGCGGCATTGGTATCAGGCCGGCATGCATCCCGCGATCCAGTTGTGCATCCGGCATAACGGACGCGTGGTGCTCAACCGCGCGATCGGACACGGGTGGGGCAACGCCCCGACCGACGAACCCGACGCCGAGAAAATCCCGGTCACGACCGACACACCGTTCTGCGCGTACTCGGCGGCAAAAGCCATCACCGCGACGGTGATGCACATGCTGGCCGAACGGGGCGTCTTCGCACTCGATGACCGGGTCTGCGAATACCTGCCGAGCTACACCAGTCACGGCAAGCACCGCACCACGATCCGGCACGTACTGACGCACAGCGCGGGCGTCCCGTTCCCGACCGGACCGCTGCCGGACGTCACCCGCGCGGACGATCACGAGTACGCTCGTCAGAAACTCGGCGAATTGCGACCGCTCTACCGGCCGGGATTGGTGCACATCTACCACGCCCTGACCTGGGGGCCATTGGTGCGTGAAATCGTCTACGCGGCCACCGGTAAAGAGATTCGAGAAATACTGGCCACCGAGATCCTGGACCCGCTGGGCTTCCGATGGACCAACTACGGCGTCGCCCCGAAAGATCTACCACTGGTTGCGCCCAGCCATGCCACCGGACGGCCGCTACCGCCGGTGATCGCCGCGATCTTTCGCAGGGCCATCACCGGGACCATGCACGAGATCATCCCCTACACGAACAGACGGCTTTATCTGACGACCGTGATCCCGTCGTCAAACACGGTGTCGACCGCAAACGAACTGTCGCGGTTCATGGAGATCCTGCGCCGCGGCGGCGAACTCGACGGTGTTCGGGTCATTAGCCCGGAAACGCTGCGGGGTGCCGTGCAGGAATGCCGGCGCCTGCGGCCGGATTTCGCCACCGGGCTGATGCCGCTTCGGTGGGGTACCGGATTCATGCTGGGATCAACGCGATACGGGCCGTTCGGGCGTAACGCGCCGGCCGCGTTCGGTCATCTCGGCCTGGTCAACATCGCGGTCTGGGCAGACCCCGAGCGCGGCCTGGCGGCCGGATTGATCAGCAGCGGCAAGCCGGGCCGCGATCCCGACGCGGGGCGCTACGGCGCCCTGATGAACACCATCACCGCGGCGATCCCGCGGCGTTAG
- a CDS encoding GIY-YIG nuclease family protein has translation MAIDKDLILVRIQELAAANGGKPPGRERFATETGISDSTWRGRYWITWSEAVAEAGFAPNVMNIQKLDDDSLLRELALVTRRLGRFPTDAHLRMERRNNPDFPSEKVFANRLGKKANQVARLRAFTQSIDGFADVLEILVHEQVADQKLSDTTSDDTHGYVYMIRSGKYYKVGFASHVGRREYEIGLQLPERVELIHSFATDDPAGIERYWHQRFRDRRRNGEWFLLSAADIAAFKRRRKFM, from the coding sequence GTGGCCATCGACAAAGACCTGATCCTCGTCCGGATTCAGGAACTTGCGGCAGCCAACGGCGGTAAGCCCCCTGGCCGTGAACGTTTCGCTACCGAGACCGGTATCTCGGACAGCACATGGCGTGGCCGGTACTGGATCACGTGGAGCGAGGCAGTAGCCGAGGCGGGCTTTGCTCCGAATGTCATGAACATCCAGAAGCTCGACGACGATAGCTTGCTCCGGGAATTGGCCCTTGTAACACGCAGACTCGGCCGGTTCCCAACCGACGCACATCTCAGGATGGAACGGCGCAACAACCCAGACTTTCCCAGCGAGAAGGTCTTTGCGAATCGGCTGGGCAAGAAGGCGAATCAGGTTGCGCGCCTCCGAGCGTTCACGCAGTCGATTGACGGCTTCGCCGATGTCCTCGAGATCCTTGTCCACGAGCAAGTCGCCGATCAAAAGTTGTCCGACACAACCTCAGACGATACGCACGGCTACGTGTACATGATCAGGTCGGGCAAGTACTACAAGGTTGGCTTTGCGAGCCACGTCGGCCGACGGGAATATGAAATTGGCCTGCAACTCCCGGAAAGAGTCGAGTTGATCCATTCGTTTGCCACCGATGACCCTGCGGGCATCGAGCGCTACTGGCACCAGCGCTTCCGTGACCGGCGACGAAATGGAGAGTGGTTCCTGCTCAGCGCTGCCGACATCGCAGCCTTCAAGCGTCGGCGCAAGTTCATGTAA
- a CDS encoding AbrB/MazE/SpoVT family DNA-binding domain-containing protein: MDALEGPSKISDSRQVALPKRLMDSLGWDKGDYVMFRLSDDDPEVMKVVLESVVLRQLRHGEDAERMMRMTTRTETDVDEASSGRS; this comes from the coding sequence GTGGACGCGCTGGAAGGGCCGTCGAAGATCAGCGACAGTCGCCAGGTGGCCTTGCCAAAGCGTCTGATGGACAGCCTTGGATGGGATAAGGGCGACTACGTGATGTTCCGCCTCTCAGATGACGACCCCGAGGTCATGAAAGTTGTGCTCGAATCGGTCGTCCTCCGTCAACTACGTCACGGCGAGGACGCGGAGCGCATGATGCGCATGACAACGCGGACGGAAACAGATGTGGACGAGGCATCATCAGGTCGCAGCTGA
- a CDS encoding SIR2 family protein, whose amino-acid sequence MTEVVRDPDVGFFDDQLTREAVAKLAACNRLTFFVGAGASLDLNLPTWSALVSDLLKDTVSASFGPDSPVETICTELVNQLFQVPAASVIDSLLFDRARASLSGKPTRNAIHAKMLSIRNERLRDSLYKHDRLGDITVGPTLVGKILELAILLRRAGVDVHIVTTNYDNAFEEAALHEPLFSIMSKEKLRLVLFAESPPEAGDLEDGDIPVVHIHGLLRAPSGHAAAGRNPIEGKIVFSEVDYIDWETGDFRTYLTNRVQSGGLLTVGASLRDNNIVARLRDGTRSHNEPRYALMPSESEFKYLSGKKIAEKYWMPFVEMAARRGFIFGVSILRPDFYGQVFQFLQELGVNVSSRINPGTTYVEYRTRIRQWASAWSTVRESDEPGMRGNIEISCRALAVKFEALPQFDHCKVEVWARCEPDDRTMRRWCSSQSTWRPDAWPHTAPIRPLSKQNAIMAFTSRGTVINMTPGGVDRRWTHCLAVPIFLDGEPWLGLPVGALEILLHGSGAATSDECLNYLRANATPWVKEASKLGEKILTPEPWVD is encoded by the coding sequence ATGACTGAAGTGGTGCGTGACCCCGACGTTGGGTTCTTTGATGACCAACTCACGAGGGAAGCCGTCGCTAAACTCGCTGCCTGTAACCGTCTGACATTCTTTGTTGGAGCGGGTGCCTCGCTGGATCTGAATTTGCCGACTTGGTCGGCTCTGGTTTCAGATCTTCTAAAAGATACAGTTTCAGCAAGTTTTGGGCCGGATAGTCCAGTCGAAACGATTTGCACTGAGCTTGTAAATCAACTTTTTCAGGTACCCGCTGCGTCGGTTATCGATTCGCTACTTTTTGACCGGGCTCGTGCATCACTATCGGGAAAGCCAACACGCAACGCTATCCATGCGAAAATGCTATCCATTCGAAACGAGCGTCTTCGCGACAGCCTCTATAAGCATGACAGATTAGGCGATATTACAGTGGGGCCGACGCTGGTCGGCAAGATACTCGAACTCGCGATATTGTTGCGGCGTGCGGGTGTCGATGTTCATATCGTAACGACAAACTACGACAACGCGTTCGAGGAAGCTGCCCTGCACGAGCCCTTGTTCTCGATTATGTCTAAGGAGAAGCTTCGGCTCGTTCTGTTCGCCGAATCTCCACCTGAAGCGGGTGATCTTGAAGATGGTGACATTCCGGTGGTTCACATACACGGGTTGCTCCGCGCGCCTAGCGGGCACGCGGCAGCGGGACGCAACCCCATTGAGGGAAAGATCGTATTCTCTGAAGTCGACTATATAGACTGGGAGACTGGCGACTTCCGGACATATCTGACCAATAGAGTTCAATCAGGTGGACTGCTAACCGTTGGCGCCTCGCTACGGGATAACAACATAGTAGCTCGCCTGAGAGACGGGACGAGGTCCCATAACGAGCCGCGGTACGCGTTGATGCCCTCGGAGTCTGAGTTCAAATATCTTTCGGGCAAAAAGATCGCTGAAAAGTATTGGATGCCGTTCGTTGAAATGGCTGCGCGCCGGGGTTTCATATTCGGCGTATCGATACTGAGACCAGATTTCTACGGCCAAGTCTTCCAATTTCTCCAAGAGTTAGGGGTAAACGTATCGTCGAGGATAAATCCTGGTACAACCTATGTTGAATACCGCACAAGAATTAGGCAATGGGCAAGTGCTTGGTCTACTGTCCGTGAAAGCGACGAACCAGGTATGCGTGGCAACATTGAGATTTCCTGCAGGGCCTTAGCGGTCAAGTTCGAGGCCCTGCCGCAATTTGACCATTGCAAGGTCGAGGTCTGGGCGCGCTGTGAGCCAGATGATCGGACAATGAGACGCTGGTGCTCATCGCAAAGCACTTGGAGACCTGACGCTTGGCCACATACGGCGCCAATTCGGCCACTCAGTAAGCAGAACGCGATCATGGCTTTCACCAGCAGGGGAACGGTGATCAATATGACACCCGGTGGGGTGGATCGCCGTTGGACGCACTGCTTGGCCGTGCCGATCTTTCTTGATGGCGAGCCTTGGCTGGGCTTACCCGTTGGAGCCTTGGAGATTTTGCTGCACGGATCTGGCGCAGCTACCTCAGATGAATGCCTCAATTACCTTCGGGCGAACGCGACACCTTGGGTGAAAGAGGCATCGAAACTAGGTGAAAAAATCTTGACACCAGAACCTTGGGTCGATTGA
- a CDS encoding NAD(P)H-quinone oxidoreductase, which translates to MRAIVAESPEQLVWQDVADVTAGPGEVLIKVAAAGVNRADVLQAAGKYPPPPGVSEIIGMEVGGVVAEVGAGVTEWSAGQEVCALLAGGGYAEYVAVPVGQVMPIPPTVNVVDSAALPEVACTVWSNLVMTARLSPGQLLLVHGGASGIGSHAIQVARALGARVAITAGSPEKLELCRDLGAQIAISYRDEDFVERIKEATDGAGADVILDIMGAAYLDRNIDALATDGQLVIIGMQGGVKAELNLGKLLTKRARVIGTTLRARPVSGPNSKSAIAAAVTESVWPMIAGDRVRPVIGKRLPIQQAEQAHRLLVSGKTFGKVLLTVND; encoded by the coding sequence ATGCGCGCCATCGTCGCCGAATCCCCCGAGCAACTGGTATGGCAGGACGTCGCCGATGTGACGGCCGGGCCAGGCGAGGTACTCATCAAGGTCGCTGCCGCCGGCGTCAACCGCGCCGACGTGCTGCAGGCCGCAGGCAAATATCCGCCGCCGCCGGGAGTCAGCGAGATCATCGGCATGGAGGTGGGCGGCGTCGTCGCCGAAGTAGGCGCTGGTGTGACGGAATGGTCTGCCGGACAAGAGGTTTGCGCGTTGCTGGCCGGTGGCGGGTACGCCGAGTACGTCGCCGTTCCCGTCGGTCAGGTGATGCCCATCCCACCCACTGTCAACGTTGTCGACTCCGCCGCACTCCCCGAGGTGGCCTGCACCGTGTGGTCGAACCTGGTGATGACCGCACGGTTGAGCCCCGGCCAGCTGCTCCTGGTCCACGGCGGGGCCAGCGGCATCGGCAGCCACGCAATTCAGGTGGCACGGGCATTAGGCGCCCGGGTGGCGATCACCGCGGGCTCACCGGAGAAGCTGGAACTCTGTCGCGACCTGGGCGCCCAGATCGCTATCTCCTACCGCGATGAGGACTTCGTCGAGCGCATCAAGGAAGCGACCGACGGCGCGGGCGCCGACGTCATTCTCGACATCATGGGAGCGGCCTATCTGGACCGCAACATCGATGCGCTGGCCACCGACGGGCAGCTGGTCATCATCGGCATGCAGGGCGGGGTGAAGGCCGAGCTCAACCTGGGCAAGCTGCTCACCAAGCGGGCGCGGGTGATCGGCACCACGCTGCGGGCGCGCCCAGTGAGCGGGCCCAACAGCAAGAGCGCCATCGCTGCGGCGGTGACGGAGTCGGTTTGGCCGATGATCGCCGGGGACCGGGTTCGGCCCGTCATCGGCAAACGCCTGCCCATCCAACAGGCCGAGCAGGCACATCGATTGTTGGTGTCGGGCAAGACGTTCGGAAAGGTCCTGCTGACCGTCAACGACTAG
- a CDS encoding TetR/AcrR family transcriptional regulator, translated as MAAAVDIGSREGLEMLSIGRLADQVEVSKSGLFAHFGSKEELQLATVEAARDIFIREVIEPSAGTDQGLPRLRRVVELWLSYLERDVFPGGCFFQAASLEFDGRDGPVRDRVVEIMGQWLGLLEVLVTQAGLGGAEPKQLAFEINAIGLATNWQRQLLGDRDAVMRGRRAFAHLLGAGR; from the coding sequence ATGGCCGCGGCCGTCGACATCGGTTCGCGCGAGGGACTGGAGATGCTCTCCATCGGTCGCCTCGCTGACCAGGTCGAGGTAAGCAAGAGCGGTCTCTTCGCTCACTTCGGCAGCAAGGAAGAACTCCAGCTGGCTACCGTCGAGGCCGCCCGCGACATCTTTATTCGCGAGGTCATCGAGCCGAGCGCCGGGACCGACCAAGGTCTGCCGCGGCTCCGCCGGGTTGTCGAACTGTGGCTGTCTTACCTCGAGCGCGACGTCTTCCCAGGCGGGTGCTTCTTTCAGGCCGCCTCGCTCGAGTTCGACGGCCGCGACGGCCCGGTTCGCGATCGGGTGGTCGAGATAATGGGCCAGTGGCTTGGCCTGCTGGAGGTCCTGGTGACGCAGGCGGGTCTTGGCGGCGCCGAACCCAAACAGCTCGCCTTTGAGATCAACGCGATTGGGCTGGCCACCAATTGGCAGCGCCAGCTCCTCGGCGACCGTGACGCAGTAATGCGTGGGCGTCGGGCCTTCGCGCACTTGTTGGGGGCGGGGCGATGA
- a CDS encoding HD domain-containing protein, whose protein sequence is MSDIGTWQWAERTGGTMTRREQLAQARAAITARLAAIPARLRQSASGSARDLDLADPPDSTLARSAEAYVREVSTSWLYAHCVRTWLFAAALGDLDGEPYDSELLYLACLLHDLGLTTAHHGSDPAASCFAVEGARATRALIVDQGGSEHTAQAVAEAISLHLNIDVELAHGVEAHLLSRGAALDAVGRGLDKVPSTTVDSVLKQWPRDGFANALAAVIHQEAQSRPRSRASLLDRLGFTGLVLNNPMDRSATP, encoded by the coding sequence ATGAGCGATATCGGGACCTGGCAGTGGGCCGAGCGTACCGGCGGCACGATGACCCGCCGGGAACAGCTCGCCCAGGCACGCGCCGCCATCACAGCGCGTCTGGCCGCCATCCCCGCGCGATTGCGGCAAAGTGCGTCGGGATCGGCGCGGGACCTGGATCTTGCCGACCCCCCGGACAGCACGCTCGCGCGATCGGCGGAGGCATATGTCCGGGAAGTCTCAACCTCGTGGCTCTACGCACACTGTGTGCGCACTTGGCTGTTCGCCGCGGCATTGGGAGACCTCGACGGTGAGCCCTACGATTCCGAACTTCTTTACCTAGCCTGCCTGCTCCACGACCTCGGGCTCACCACGGCACATCACGGCTCCGACCCCGCAGCGTCGTGCTTCGCAGTCGAAGGCGCGCGCGCCACCCGCGCGTTGATCGTGGACCAAGGTGGCTCCGAGCACACCGCTCAGGCCGTCGCGGAAGCGATCTCGCTGCACCTCAACATCGACGTTGAACTCGCTCACGGTGTCGAAGCCCACCTGCTCAGCCGCGGAGCCGCGCTCGATGCCGTCGGGCGCGGGTTGGACAAGGTGCCCAGCACCACTGTCGACAGTGTGCTCAAGCAGTGGCCGCGCGATGGATTCGCCAACGCGCTGGCCGCGGTGATCCACCAGGAGGCCCAGTCACGTCCACGGTCCCGCGCCAGCCTGCTCGATCGTCTCGGCTTCACCGGGCTCGTCTTGAACAACCCAATGGATCGGAGTGCGACACCATGA
- a CDS encoding carbonic anhydrase, producing the protein MTAIELMQRRHAESAAQRFQPLSEIPSLRALVIACADQRADPTHILGLKPGEAAVIRNAGGRITPATIQMVAMMATVVAEAGARGGFELILLHHTDCGVARLAPHDQVLASYFDIPVSALGDKHVTEPARAVQADLDCLRATPILPDTLIVSGLVYDVETGGLELAVPPGPLRGRERGPSPRPA; encoded by the coding sequence ATGACCGCCATCGAGCTCATGCAGCGCCGACATGCCGAGTCCGCGGCGCAACGATTTCAGCCGCTCTCGGAGATACCGTCCTTGCGAGCGCTCGTCATCGCCTGCGCCGACCAGCGCGCCGACCCAACCCATATCCTCGGCCTGAAACCGGGCGAGGCGGCTGTCATTCGCAACGCCGGAGGTCGGATCACGCCCGCGACGATTCAGATGGTCGCGATGATGGCCACGGTGGTGGCCGAGGCCGGCGCCCGTGGCGGTTTTGAGCTGATCCTGCTCCACCACACCGATTGCGGTGTCGCACGGCTTGCGCCGCACGACCAAGTGCTGGCGAGTTACTTCGACATCCCGGTCAGCGCGCTGGGAGACAAACATGTCACTGAACCGGCACGAGCCGTACAAGCCGACCTCGACTGCTTGCGTGCGACACCGATCCTGCCCGACACGCTGATCGTCTCGGGCCTTGTGTACGACGTCGAAACCGGCGGCCTTGAGCTTGCGGTGCCACCCGGGCCACTTCGCGGCCGCGAACGCGGACCGAGCCCGCGACCGGCGTAG
- a CDS encoding cysteine desulfurase-like protein: protein MAYDVARVRGLHPSLGDGWVHFDAPAGMLIPDSVATTVSTAFRRSSSSLVGAHPSARRSAAVLDAAREAVADLVNADPRGVVLGADRAVLLSSLAEASSSRAGLGYEVIVSRLDDEANIAPWLRAAHRYGAKVKWAEVDIETGDLPTWQWESLINKSTRLVAVTSASGTLGAVTDLRAMTKLVHDVGGVVVVDHSAAAPYRLIDIREIDADVVAVNAVRWGGPPIGAMVFRDPSLVNSFASVSTNPYATGPARLEVGVHQFGLLAGVVASIEYLASLDESARGSRRERLSVSMHSSASYLNRVFDYLMASLRSLPLVMLLGRPEARIPVVSFAVNEVPADRVVQRLADNGILAISNASSRVLDVLGVNDVGGAVTVGLAHYSTMAEVDQLVRALASLG from the coding sequence ATGGCCTATGACGTCGCTCGGGTGCGTGGACTGCATCCATCGTTGGGTGACGGGTGGGTGCACTTTGATGCGCCGGCCGGCATGCTGATTCCAGATTCCGTTGCGACAACCGTGTCGACGGCGTTCCGCAGGTCCAGCTCCAGCTTGGTGGGCGCGCATCCGTCGGCGCGGCGGAGCGCCGCGGTGCTGGACGCGGCGCGCGAGGCGGTGGCCGACCTGGTTAACGCTGACCCGCGCGGGGTGGTACTGGGCGCCGATCGCGCGGTGCTGCTGTCGTCGCTGGCTGAAGCGTCCTCCTCGCGCGCCGGCCTGGGATACGAAGTCATCGTCAGTCGTCTCGACGACGAGGCCAACATCGCTCCGTGGCTGCGGGCGGCGCACCGCTACGGCGCCAAGGTCAAGTGGGCCGAGGTCGACATCGAGACCGGTGACCTGCCGACGTGGCAGTGGGAGAGTCTGATCAACAAGTCGACCCGGCTGGTCGCCGTCACCTCCGCATCGGGAACTCTGGGCGCGGTCACCGATCTGCGAGCGATGACCAAGCTGGTTCACGACGTGGGCGGAGTGGTGGTGGTCGACCATTCGGCCGCTGCGCCGTACCGGTTGATCGACATCAGGGAAATCGACGCCGACGTGGTAGCCGTGAACGCGGTCCGCTGGGGTGGTCCGCCGATTGGGGCGATGGTATTCCGTGACCCGTCGCTGGTGAACTCGTTCGCCTCGGTCTCGACGAACCCTTACGCCACCGGGCCGGCGCGCCTAGAGGTGGGCGTGCACCAGTTTGGCCTGCTGGCTGGGGTGGTCGCCAGCATCGAGTACCTGGCGTCACTGGACGAATCGGCCCGCGGCAGCAGACGCGAACGACTGTCGGTGTCGATGCACTCTTCCGCTTCGTACCTGAACCGGGTATTCGACTACCTGATGGCGTCGCTGCGGTCGTTGCCGTTGGTGATGCTGCTTGGCCGGCCGGAGGCGCGGATACCCGTGGTCAGCTTCGCGGTCAACGAAGTGCCGGCCGACCGGGTGGTACAGCGGTTGGCGGACAACGGAATTCTGGCGATCTCCAACGCCAGCTCGCGCGTGCTCGATGTGCTCGGGGTCAACGACGTCGGCGGCGCGGTGACCGTCGGGCTGGCGCATTACTCGACGATGGCCGAGGTCGACCAGCTGGTGCGCGCACTGGCGTCATTGGGTTGA